One genomic region from Entelurus aequoreus isolate RoL-2023_Sb linkage group LG14, RoL_Eaeq_v1.1, whole genome shotgun sequence encodes:
- the nedd8l gene encoding NEDD8 ubiquitin like modifier, like — MLIKVKTLTGKEIEIDIEPTDKVERIKERVEEKEGIPPQQQRLIYSGKQMNDEKTAADYKIQGGSVLHLVLALRGGTATHVVPS, encoded by the exons ATGCTGATTAAAGTGAAG ACTCTGACTGGGAAAGAAATAGAGATCGACATCGAGCCCACGGATAAG GTGGAGCGAATTAAAGAACGGGTGGAGGAAAAGGAAGGGATCCCGCCCCAACAACAAAGACTCATCTACAGCGGAAAACAGAT GAACGACGAGAAGACGGCAGCGGACTACAAAATCCAGGGCGGCTCGGTGCTCCACCTGGTGTTGGCGCTAAGAGGAGGGACAGCCACCCACGTCGTCCCGTCATGA